In Spirochaetota bacterium, the following are encoded in one genomic region:
- the sufC gene encoding Fe-S cluster assembly ATPase SufC, with amino-acid sequence MLKIQNLSARIEEKEILFDISLEFKKGEVHAIMGRNGCGKSTLSKVIAGHPDYEVTSGDILMMNESEEYISILEMEPEERAHLGLFIGFQSPISIPGLDNESFLRTVYNNHSELKNLERMDVLDFHDFILEKMNNLGMSEEFLKRGVNSGFSGGERKKNEMIQLALLTPRMALLDEIDSGLDIDALTTICKDINSFNSKDNCFALITHYNRILKHIKPDFIHVLHKGRIVLTSNDPKLAQDIEENGFDSLLDGKGE; translated from the coding sequence ATGTTGAAAATACAAAATTTATCTGCTCGTATTGAAGAAAAAGAAATTTTATTCGATATTTCTCTTGAATTTAAAAAGGGAGAAGTTCACGCAATTATGGGACGAAATGGTTGTGGTAAATCAACCTTGTCCAAAGTTATTGCTGGACATCCTGACTATGAAGTGACTAGCGGAGATATACTCATGATGAATGAATCTGAAGAATATATATCAATCTTAGAAATGGAACCAGAAGAAAGAGCTCATTTAGGATTATTTATAGGTTTCCAAAGTCCTATTTCTATTCCAGGACTTGATAACGAAAGTTTCTTACGAACTGTTTATAACAATCATAGTGAATTAAAAAACTTAGAAAGAATGGATGTATTAGATTTTCATGATTTTATTCTTGAAAAAATGAATAATTTAGGAATGTCAGAAGAATTTCTAAAACGAGGTGTAAACAGTGGTTTCTCTGGTGGAGAGCGTAAAAAAAATGAAATGATACAATTGGCATTATTAACACCTCGTATGGCATTACTTGACGAAATCGATTCTGGCTTGGATATTGATGCTCTTACAACTATTTGTAAAGATATTAATTCTTTTAATTCTAAAGACAATTGTTTTGCACTAATTACTCACTACAATCGTATTCTTAAACATATCAAACCTGATTTTATTCATGTATTACATAAGGGTAGAATTGTACTTACCTCTAATGACCCAAAATTAGCTCAAGACATTGAAGAGAATGGTTTTGATTCTCTTTTAGATGGGAAGGGGGAATAA
- a CDS encoding SufD family Fe-S cluster assembly protein, giving the protein MNSIVSYFKPFSKNISSEFPTAKTEEYRYSNVITTLSALTFEAAIGKKINIPTKGDFSFFSDQVLENCATKTFEELPKNYHRHENYFKQASLAKDNKFYEITCDKTEISLDFVTSKASVLTDKVYIHVPSQKKVQIYLNFYTEDNSLSIPMIYIDAQDNTHVELIYTVEKEHNTGVVAPLFELIAQEKSHVSLQTFTQGIDNHRLTFIGFCAGANSHIDLRSGFHLQNKESCDLFVRIYHEAADSTSNQMIKTVVLDSSQMNFNGLIYANGEAHNIYAYQMLKGMILSDDAQILARPQLDIEYFELACSHGVSIGGFDPEELFYLKSRGIPNKEVYPLLLYGFFTEPFMEIPLEAYWISRIKNLLGTKQI; this is encoded by the coding sequence ATGAACTCTATTGTTTCTTATTTCAAACCGTTTTCTAAAAATATTAGTTCTGAATTTCCCACTGCTAAAACAGAAGAATATCGCTATAGTAATGTTATTACAACATTATCAGCTCTTACTTTTGAAGCAGCTATTGGGAAAAAGATAAATATTCCTACAAAAGGAGATTTTTCTTTTTTTTCAGATCAAGTTCTAGAAAATTGTGCTACTAAAACATTTGAAGAATTACCAAAAAATTATCATAGACATGAAAATTATTTCAAACAAGCTAGTCTTGCTAAAGATAATAAATTCTATGAAATCACTTGTGATAAAACAGAAATATCTCTTGATTTTGTTACAAGTAAAGCTTCTGTTCTAACTGATAAAGTTTATATTCATGTTCCTTCTCAGAAAAAAGTACAGATTTATCTCAATTTTTATACAGAAGATAATAGTTTATCTATCCCTATGATTTATATAGATGCTCAAGATAATACTCATGTAGAACTTATTTATACTGTAGAAAAAGAACACAACACTGGTGTTGTAGCTCCTTTATTTGAACTGATTGCACAAGAAAAAAGCCATGTTTCTCTTCAAACATTCACCCAAGGAATCGATAATCATCGTTTAACTTTTATTGGATTTTGTGCAGGAGCAAACAGTCATATAGATCTTCGTTCAGGATTTCACCTACAAAACAAAGAATCTTGTGATCTTTTTGTAAGAATTTACCACGAAGCTGCTGATAGTACTAGTAATCAAATGATTAAAACTGTTGTCTTAGATTCTTCTCAGATGAATTTTAATGGTCTTATCTATGCAAATGGAGAAGCACATAATATTTATGCTTACCAAATGTTAAAAGGAATGATCCTTAGTGATGATGCACAAATACTAGCAAGACCTCAGCTTGATATTGAATATTTTGAGCTAGCGTGTTCTCATGGTGTTTCTATTGGTGGATTTGATCCAGAAGAACTTTTTTATCTAAAAAGTCGAGGTATTCCAAATAAAGAAGTTTATCCTTTATTATTATATGGATTCTTTACAGAACCATTCATGGAAATTCCTTTAGAAGCTTATTGGATTTCACGCATCAAGAATTTACTTGGTACAAAACAAATTTAA
- a CDS encoding aminotransferase class V-fold PLP-dependent enzyme: MKDYTKEILHIRKEFPFFNTPHGQKLIYMDSAATTLKPQSVIDSISTYNTEYSANIHRAVYDISQQASTAYEQARETIANFIGAEHSSEVIFTAGTTAGINHFSRSFAEAYLKEGDRIVISEMEHHANILPWQKIAKDFKCTLAFIPLKLDGELDLSTIDDLLSAPTKLLAISALSNVLGTINPITELTAKCKKNNIYTFIDGAQSVPHMPYSLKDKDLNIDFMVFSGHKMYAPTGVGIFYGKKELLKKMPPFFLGGGMVYDVSMDTAIFSTAPSKFEAGTPPIAEVIAFAEAIKYLEAIGWETIQGIDHQHLSLGQETFNKFKDYIKVFGTSSHRAPIFSFQVNEIHPHDIGSFFNEFNIGLRTGHQCTQPTWKRMGITSVTRASTGIYNTPEEWEYFEKITKSLLEFFNVSKFS; this comes from the coding sequence TTGAAAGACTATACTAAGGAAATTTTACATATCCGTAAAGAGTTTCCATTTTTTAATACCCCTCATGGACAGAAATTAATTTATATGGATAGTGCTGCGACTACTCTAAAACCGCAATCTGTTATCGATTCTATCTCCACATATAATACAGAATATTCAGCTAATATTCATAGAGCTGTTTACGATATTAGCCAACAAGCTAGCACAGCTTATGAGCAAGCGCGTGAAACAATAGCTAACTTTATTGGAGCAGAACATTCTAGTGAAGTTATTTTCACAGCTGGTACTACAGCTGGAATCAATCATTTTTCTAGATCTTTTGCTGAAGCTTATCTAAAAGAAGGTGATAGAATTGTTATATCAGAAATGGAACATCATGCAAATATATTACCATGGCAAAAAATAGCCAAAGATTTCAAATGTACCTTAGCTTTTATTCCATTAAAATTAGACGGTGAACTAGATTTATCTACTATAGATGACTTACTTTCAGCACCTACCAAATTATTAGCTATTTCTGCCCTGTCCAATGTTTTAGGAACTATTAATCCTATTACAGAACTCACTGCTAAATGTAAAAAAAATAATATTTATACTTTTATCGATGGTGCTCAAAGTGTACCTCATATGCCCTACTCACTCAAAGATAAAGATCTCAATATCGATTTTATGGTTTTTTCAGGACACAAAATGTATGCTCCTACAGGAGTCGGAATTTTTTATGGTAAAAAAGAATTGTTAAAAAAAATGCCCCCTTTCTTTTTGGGAGGAGGTATGGTATACGATGTTTCTATGGATACAGCTATTTTTAGTACCGCTCCTAGCAAATTTGAAGCTGGTACACCACCCATCGCTGAAGTAATTGCTTTTGCAGAAGCCATCAAATATTTAGAAGCAATAGGTTGGGAAACAATACAAGGTATAGATCACCAACATTTATCACTAGGACAAGAGACTTTTAACAAATTTAAAGATTATATCAAAGTGTTTGGCACTAGTTCTCATAGAGCACCGATTTTTTCTTTTCAAGTTAATGAAATCCATCCCCATGATATAGGATCTTTTTTTAATGAGTTTAATATTGGTTTGAGAACAGGGCATCAATGTACCCAACCTACTTGGAAAAGAATGGGAATCACTTCTGTAACGAGAGCCTCTACCGGTATTTATAATACCCCAGAAGAGTGGGAGTATTTTGAAAAAATAACAAAATCTCTATTGGAGTTTTTTAATGTTAGCAAATTTAGCTAG
- a CDS encoding SUF system NifU family Fe-S cluster assembly protein codes for MLANLASLYQELILEHSKSPRNIGVLDTPTSKKGLGINPSCGDKLILSLDIQDNIIIEIKHDSDGCSIFRANCSLMSQLLIGKTTKEAEEILKLFIRLITFDENNTFTEDEIKPLGKLQVFQNIANYPARVKCAALFTRTIQDLITNYDSIEENHLVSTENDF; via the coding sequence ATGTTAGCAAATTTAGCTAGTTTATATCAAGAACTTATTCTTGAACATAGTAAAAGTCCTAGAAACATAGGTGTACTAGACACCCCTACTTCTAAAAAAGGACTAGGTATCAATCCTTCTTGTGGCGACAAACTAATATTATCTCTTGATATTCAAGATAATATTATCATTGAGATCAAACATGATAGTGATGGATGTTCTATTTTTAGAGCAAATTGTTCACTCATGAGCCAATTACTAATAGGTAAAACAACAAAAGAAGCCGAAGAAATATTAAAGTTATTTATAAGATTAATTACTTTCGATGAAAACAATACTTTCACGGAAGACGAGATTAAACCATTAGGTAAACTTCAAGTATTTCAAAATATTGCCAATTATCCTGCTCGAGTTAAGTGTGCTGCTCTTTTTACGAGAACAATACAAGATCTTATTACAAACTATGATTCTATTGAAGAAAATCATTTAGTATCTACAGAAAATGATTTTTAA
- a CDS encoding L-lactate dehydrogenase: MNKISRKVAVIGLGNVGLGTAITILNQGIADELLLIDRNEYKVEGEAWDMANAIAFFTSQSKVRTASYSDLKDVDIICVAASAAPPEGGDRIAELKLNSNIVRSVVRQAVDNGFNGIFIIQSNPVDILTFVALQESGFPANRVIGTGTLLDTGRLRQVISEICGNIDIRSVIGYMMGEHGNSQALIWSSVRVGGKSYLKMREEDPQKYAQLSLDEIKAKVIGMAWEIIDRKGNTAYGIGAVAVRIIKCIFRDQKSIIPVSAYLDGQYGQKGFVASVPAIVGQNGIEGIVELNMTKEEETELQKSFELLKKHSI; this comes from the coding sequence ATGAATAAAATTTCTAGAAAAGTTGCTGTTATTGGCTTAGGCAATGTTGGTTTAGGTACAGCTATTACAATTCTTAATCAAGGAATTGCGGATGAATTATTACTTATAGATCGTAATGAATATAAAGTAGAAGGTGAAGCTTGGGATATGGCTAACGCAATTGCTTTTTTTACATCTCAATCAAAAGTCCGAACTGCTTCTTATTCAGATTTAAAAGATGTTGATATTATTTGTGTGGCTGCAAGTGCTGCACCTCCCGAGGGTGGTGATCGTATTGCCGAACTAAAACTCAATTCAAATATCGTTCGTTCTGTTGTTAGACAAGCTGTAGATAATGGATTTAATGGTATTTTTATTATTCAATCAAATCCTGTAGATATTCTTACTTTTGTAGCTTTACAAGAAAGTGGATTTCCTGCAAATCGTGTGATTGGAACAGGTACTCTTCTTGACACAGGGCGTCTAAGACAAGTGATTTCTGAAATTTGTGGAAATATTGATATTCGTTCCGTGATTGGATATATGATGGGTGAACATGGGAATTCTCAAGCATTAATTTGGAGTAGTGTCCGTGTTGGTGGTAAATCATATCTAAAAATGAGAGAAGAAGATCCTCAAAAATATGCTCAATTATCTCTTGATGAAATAAAAGCAAAAGTCATAGGAATGGCATGGGAAATTATTGATAGAAAAGGTAATACAGCTTATGGTATTGGTGCTGTTGCAGTTCGTATTATTAAGTGTATTTTTCGTGATCAGAAATCTATTATCCCTGTCTCTGCATACTTAGATGGTCAATATGGTCAAAAAGGATTTGTTGCTAGTGTTCCTGCTATTGTTGGACAAAATGGTATTGAAGGTATAGTTGAACTTAATATGACTAAAGAAGAAGAAACAGAACTTCAAAAATCATTTGAATTACTAAAAAAACATTCTATATAA